From one Phycisphaerae bacterium genomic stretch:
- a CDS encoding glycosyltransferase family 39 protein yields MLLVVLLGAGLLRLAALDEVPPGLHQDEAVNAWNAYCLLHTGRDQAGVSWPIFYTRALGENRSTLFMYTLLPFQALAGMNTWTMRLPAALAGLLTVGLLYHVGRRLFGPATGLAAAALLAINPTHIQLTRWGHEAALNPLLTLAPLAALLWAGLPGSDRDATPRPRRAALAGLLTGLCCYGYPAVRLFLPAFLAASMAVTWRSWYALLTARGGRRTLVAYVLTLAATAGPLATMHVLHPEAIGKRGQTTWIWSPDDPPATRVAKVLARHASHFAPDFLFAAGDADETAWTVPFGFLPWYYAPLLALGVGVCVARWRRSPAVRLLLVGVVLFPVGDALNWHISLHALRSTAGLWPLVLLAALGLTATLGALARRRLRASLAVAVIGLLAIIVPQTVAVLQAYFQARARQLPVYYGTHTDLVSACAWLRPRLSDVDAVICFAAGPNPGYTPYIVMLVALGHDPHAWHTEPREVDTTGAWDHYRRYGRFYFVDGAARAAVLAELRANDRPDRVVIFARPDQDAYGPPAASIRTPTGEPAVLIYDCRL; encoded by the coding sequence ATGCTGTTGGTCGTACTGCTCGGCGCCGGCCTGCTGCGCCTGGCCGCCCTCGATGAGGTCCCACCCGGCCTGCACCAGGACGAGGCCGTCAACGCGTGGAACGCATACTGCCTGCTGCACACGGGGCGTGACCAGGCCGGCGTCTCCTGGCCGATCTTCTACACCCGCGCCCTCGGCGAGAATCGCAGCACGCTCTTCATGTACACGCTGCTGCCGTTCCAGGCTCTCGCCGGCATGAACACCTGGACCATGCGTCTGCCCGCGGCCCTCGCCGGCCTGCTCACGGTCGGGCTGCTCTACCACGTCGGCCGCCGCCTGTTCGGGCCCGCCACCGGGCTGGCCGCGGCCGCCCTGCTGGCCATCAACCCCACGCACATCCAACTGACGCGCTGGGGACACGAGGCGGCCCTGAATCCGCTCCTCACCCTCGCGCCGCTGGCGGCGCTGCTGTGGGCGGGCCTGCCCGGCAGCGACCGCGACGCCACACCCCGCCCCCGCCGCGCCGCACTCGCCGGCCTGCTCACCGGCCTGTGTTGTTACGGCTACCCGGCCGTTCGGCTGTTCCTGCCCGCGTTTCTCGCGGCCAGTATGGCCGTGACCTGGCGCTCCTGGTACGCCTTGCTGACCGCACGCGGCGGACGACGAACACTGGTCGCGTATGTGCTCACACTGGCCGCCACCGCGGGTCCGCTGGCGACCATGCACGTTCTGCACCCGGAGGCGATCGGCAAGCGGGGGCAGACTACGTGGATCTGGTCACCCGACGATCCGCCTGCCACGCGCGTCGCCAAGGTGCTCGCGCGCCACGCCAGTCACTTCGCGCCCGACTTCCTCTTCGCGGCCGGCGACGCCGATGAGACCGCGTGGACCGTACCCTTCGGATTCCTGCCCTGGTACTACGCGCCGCTTTTGGCGCTGGGCGTCGGAGTGTGTGTGGCGCGCTGGCGCCGCTCGCCCGCGGTGCGCCTGCTGCTGGTCGGAGTCGTGCTCTTTCCCGTCGGCGACGCGCTGAACTGGCACATCAGCCTGCACGCTCTGCGCAGCACCGCCGGTCTCTGGCCGCTCGTCCTGCTGGCCGCCCTCGGGCTCACCGCCACGCTCGGTGCACTCGCGCGGCGCCGCCTGCGCGCTTCCCTGGCCGTGGCCGTCATCGGTCTGCTGGCCATCATCGTCCCCCAGACCGTCGCGGTGCTGCAGGCGTATTTTCAAGCCCGGGCCCGGCAACTGCCCGTCTACTACGGCACGCACACCGATCTCGTCTCCGCCTGCGCCTGGCTGCGCCCGCGGCTGTCGGACGTCGACGCCGTGATCTGCTTTGCCGCCGGCCCCAACCCCGGCTACACACCTTACATCGTCATGCTCGTCGCGCTCGGCCATGACCCGCACGCCTGGCACACCGAGCCGCGCGAGGTCGATACGACCGGTGCATGGGACCACTATCGTCGCTACGGGCGCTTCTACTTCGTCGACGGCGCGGCGCGCGCCGCCGTGCTCGCGGAGCTGCGCGCCAACGACCGCCCCGACCGCGTCGTCATCTTCGCCCGTCCCGACCAGGACGCGTACGGCCCGCCGGCCGCCAGCATCCGCACGCCCACCGGCGAACCCGCCGTACTGATCTACGACTGCCGGCTTTGA
- a CDS encoding UbiX family flavin prenyltransferase, producing the protein MKPIVMAITGASGAVYARRLAQALVAADAHVHLVVSPHGQRVLADELDLRTPDPAALLGAPTPAVTLHPYRDIGAVIASGSFPTAGMVICPCSSNTLAAVATGLADNLITRAALVTLKEARRLVVVPREMPLGQIELANMLRLSQAGGVVCPACPGFYLRPTSIAALVDFVVGRVLDLLGLPHALDTRWDPSPARHRAQPAPPE; encoded by the coding sequence ATGAAACCCATCGTGATGGCCATCACCGGCGCCAGCGGCGCCGTCTACGCGCGCCGGCTGGCCCAGGCGCTCGTCGCCGCCGACGCCCACGTGCACCTCGTCGTCTCGCCGCACGGCCAGCGCGTCCTGGCCGACGAGCTCGACCTGCGGACGCCCGACCCCGCGGCCCTTCTGGGCGCGCCCACGCCGGCCGTCACGCTGCATCCCTACCGCGACATCGGCGCGGTCATCGCCAGCGGCTCGTTTCCCACCGCCGGCATGGTCATCTGCCCGTGCAGCAGCAACACGCTGGCCGCGGTGGCGACCGGCCTCGCGGACAACCTGATCACCCGCGCCGCACTGGTTACGCTCAAGGAGGCCCGCCGACTCGTCGTCGTCCCGCGCGAAATGCCGCTCGGCCAAATCGAACTCGCCAACATGCTCCGCCTCAGCCAGGCCGGCGGGGTCGTCTGCCCGGCGTGCCCCGGTTTCTACCTGCGGCCCACGTCCATCGCCGCGCTCGTGGACTTCGTCGTCGGCCGCGTGCTCGATCTGCTCGGCCTGCCGCACGCCTTGGACACGCGTTGGGACCCGTCGCCGGCCCGCCACCGCGCCCAGCCCGCCCCGCCGGAGTGA
- the ubiA gene encoding putative 4-hydroxybenzoate polyprenyltransferase codes for MPTLPASLQTWAEMIKLAHSVFALPFALLATFLAARPELPRWSQLTLIIVCMVAARSAAMTFNRLADAAFDARNPRTAARPLPRGTISVPVAWTFFVLASALFALACAGFWWLDHNTWPLRLCLPILAWLCGYSYTKRFTTWSHVVLGAGIAFAPVAAWLAIRPETLGPPAWLLLVAVALWIAGFDLIYACQDVDFDRSAGLYSVPARWGTAAALWLARAFHVVTVAALLGTGWTGGLGALYYAGVALVAMLLIVENALVSPRDLRRVNVAFFTVNGIVGLVLGLLGILDILLARHAS; via the coding sequence ATGCCGACGCTGCCCGCCAGCCTGCAGACGTGGGCGGAGATGATCAAGCTCGCCCACTCGGTGTTCGCCCTGCCGTTCGCACTGCTGGCGACGTTTCTGGCCGCCCGGCCGGAGTTGCCACGCTGGTCGCAGTTGACGCTCATCATCGTCTGCATGGTCGCGGCCCGCAGTGCCGCCATGACGTTCAATCGCCTCGCCGACGCCGCGTTCGACGCGCGCAACCCGCGCACCGCGGCGCGTCCCCTCCCGCGTGGCACGATCTCGGTGCCCGTGGCCTGGACGTTCTTCGTCCTCGCCAGTGCGCTCTTCGCGCTCGCGTGCGCCGGTTTCTGGTGGCTTGACCACAACACGTGGCCGTTGCGTCTGTGTCTGCCCATCCTCGCCTGGCTGTGCGGCTACTCGTACACGAAGCGGTTCACCACGTGGTCGCACGTCGTCCTCGGCGCGGGGATCGCGTTCGCGCCCGTGGCGGCGTGGCTCGCAATCCGCCCCGAGACGCTCGGCCCGCCCGCGTGGCTGCTGCTGGTCGCGGTCGCGCTCTGGATCGCCGGCTTCGACCTCATCTACGCCTGTCAGGACGTGGACTTCGATCGCAGTGCCGGCCTGTACAGCGTGCCGGCTCGCTGGGGCACCGCGGCTGCGCTCTGGCTGGCGCGCGCGTTTCACGTCGTGACGGTCGCCGCCCTGCTCGGCACCGGCTGGACCGGCGGGCTGGGCGCGCTCTACTACGCGGGCGTCGCGCTGGTCGCTATGCTGCTGATCGTGGAAAACGCCTTGGTCAGCCCGCGCGATCTGCGCCGCGTGAACGTCGCCTTCTTCACGGTCAACGGCATCGTCGGCCTTGTCCTCGGATTGCTGGGCATCCTCGACATCCTGCTGGCCCGTCATGCAAGCTGA
- a CDS encoding glycosyltransferase family 39 protein has product MAPLLTWGLPTSRHDDLLFGGQPAWPTARFNAADTAAQLAARDAGADTDLNPLANRTQIVDLTADDAGRAEILRRYRLFSRQPDEMIIFRALQRMHPRELDFDPRLYQYGGGYIYLVGAALGAAAVTHLIHLTSNLGFYLEHPDAFGRFFIVARCISLLFGALALAAVYQLARRAGGRAAGWIALVSVAGCPVFITAALEAKPHLPSAAMILWATLSALRYRGRGRWRDALHLGWQAGYAFGLVLTGLAAALLWPVLLLLPSVNRRRTLLEVLAAGVLALAVYVITNPYVPYNWLRGRSALTSNIGNSTAMYRDQIRQAPQGAVRVAELLVAGAGYGVPILGTLGMVLMLRRRCGVTVLGAVCGLGMLALCILLGANKPAEFARFLILPVLLLNVAAAGFIASVGRRRPILGLLLTLAMLATLGTPAYIRAFARDARGEHESRLLAARYLVAQVAPDDVVGVLQEPAPYAVPPLDFATRRVLWLPPTAPADLDRGALPAWLVFTADNDHVHTGAWWQSDYKLVARYPVPSSDTPIAWADKPVFIYRRAPSPEPH; this is encoded by the coding sequence ATGGCACCGCTGCTCACCTGGGGCCTGCCCACTTCACGCCACGACGACCTGCTCTTCGGCGGCCAGCCCGCGTGGCCCACCGCGCGCTTCAACGCCGCGGACACCGCCGCCCAGCTCGCCGCGCGCGACGCCGGCGCCGACACGGACCTGAACCCGCTCGCGAACCGCACGCAGATCGTCGACCTGACCGCGGACGATGCGGGCCGCGCGGAAATTCTCCGCCGCTATCGCCTCTTCTCGCGCCAGCCCGACGAGATGATCATTTTTCGCGCCCTGCAGCGCATGCACCCGCGCGAGCTGGACTTCGACCCCCGCCTCTACCAGTACGGCGGCGGCTACATCTACCTCGTGGGCGCCGCCCTCGGCGCGGCCGCGGTCACGCACCTCATCCACCTGACCTCCAACCTCGGCTTCTACCTCGAGCACCCCGACGCCTTCGGCCGCTTCTTCATCGTCGCGCGCTGCATCTCGCTGCTCTTCGGCGCGCTCGCCCTCGCTGCCGTCTACCAACTCGCGCGCCGCGCCGGCGGCCGCGCGGCCGGTTGGATCGCGCTCGTCAGCGTCGCCGGTTGCCCCGTCTTCATCACCGCGGCGCTCGAAGCCAAGCCGCATCTGCCGTCCGCCGCCATGATCCTCTGGGCCACGCTGAGCGCGCTGCGCTACCGCGGGCGTGGACGCTGGCGCGACGCGCTTCACCTGGGCTGGCAGGCCGGCTACGCATTCGGCCTGGTCCTCACCGGCCTCGCCGCCGCCCTGCTCTGGCCGGTGCTGCTGCTGCTGCCAAGCGTGAACCGACGCCGCACGCTGCTCGAAGTGCTCGCCGCCGGCGTACTCGCGCTGGCGGTCTACGTCATCACGAATCCGTACGTGCCCTACAACTGGCTACGCGGCCGGTCCGCCCTGACCAGCAACATCGGGAACTCGACCGCGATGTACCGCGACCAGATCCGCCAGGCGCCGCAAGGTGCCGTGCGCGTCGCTGAACTGCTCGTCGCAGGAGCCGGCTACGGCGTCCCCATTCTCGGCACGCTCGGAATGGTGCTCATGCTGCGGCGGCGCTGCGGCGTCACCGTGCTCGGTGCCGTCTGCGGACTTGGCATGCTCGCCCTCTGCATTCTGCTCGGCGCCAACAAGCCCGCCGAGTTCGCGCGCTTCCTCATCCTCCCAGTCCTTCTGCTGAACGTCGCCGCCGCCGGATTCATCGCGAGCGTCGGGCGTCGCCGGCCGATTCTCGGCCTGTTGCTCACGCTGGCCATGCTCGCGACGCTGGGCACGCCGGCCTATATCCGCGCCTTCGCGCGCGACGCCCGTGGCGAACACGAGTCGCGTCTGCTCGCCGCCCGTTACCTCGTCGCGCAAGTGGCCCCCGACGACGTCGTCGGCGTGCTTCAGGAGCCTGCCCCCTACGCCGTCCCGCCGCTCGACTTCGCCACACGCCGCGTACTGTGGCTGCCGCCGACCGCGCCGGCCGATCTCGACCGCGGCGCGCTCCCCGCGTGGCTCGTGTTCACCGCCGACAACGACCACGTCCACACCGGCGCCTGGTGGCAGTCCGACTACAAGCTCGTGGCGCGCTACCCGGTCCCCTCAAGCGACACGCCCATCGCGTGGGCGGACAAGCCGGTCTTCATCTATCGCCGCGCCCCGTCACCGGAGCCGCACTGA
- a CDS encoding collagen-like protein: MCTQAIRVMSVTLLALGLAGCGIIGASVLDQYWLRNLQEQVDGLEQDLQEGLANPGLPTQGATGPTGPAGATGATGPAGPTGATGPEGPTGPVGPTGATGPEGAAGATGPEGATGPTGPEGPSGPTGPEGDPGVLARAQISAAGTNLTLPNNVTSYREATGKYRLTVELPDSFDPSLYQLGDYPVSVTPHPVFFNPDADAEMLVVAVQPLETDADPMTLEFRVHIRYVTTQQYRNSAFSFVLLQP; encoded by the coding sequence ATGTGCACACAAGCGATTCGTGTCATGTCGGTGACGCTGCTGGCGCTGGGGCTCGCGGGATGCGGAATTATCGGAGCTAGCGTGCTGGACCAGTACTGGCTCCGGAACTTGCAGGAGCAAGTTGACGGACTCGAACAGGACTTGCAGGAAGGGCTGGCGAATCCTGGCTTGCCGACGCAGGGGGCGACGGGCCCGACCGGTCCGGCGGGTGCCACCGGGGCGACCGGCCCTGCGGGGCCGACCGGCGCGACGGGGCCGGAGGGCCCGACGGGTCCGGTGGGCCCGACTGGCGCGACCGGACCCGAAGGCGCGGCCGGTGCGACCGGGCCCGAAGGCGCGACGGGTCCAACAGGGCCGGAAGGTCCGAGCGGCCCCACCGGGCCGGAAGGCGATCCGGGGGTGCTCGCCCGGGCCCAGATCAGTGCGGCCGGCACCAACCTGACGCTGCCGAACAACGTGACGTCGTACCGCGAAGCGACCGGCAAGTACCGGCTGACCGTGGAGCTGCCGGACTCGTTTGACCCTTCACTGTACCAGTTGGGCGACTATCCAGTCAGCGTGACCCCGCACCCGGTGTTCTTCAACCCGGATGCGGACGCGGAGATGCTGGTGGTGGCAGTTCAACCACTGGAGACGGATGCCGATCCGATGACGCTGGAGTTCCGCGTTCACATTCGTTATGTGACGACGCAGCAGTACCGTAATTCGGCCTTCAGCTTCGTATTGTTGCAGCCGTAG
- a CDS encoding Gfo/Idh/MocA family oxidoreductase: protein MSKLRFGICGLGFMGRNHLAQVRGNPHAEVVAVCDRDARRRAGDWHDAVGNLNIAGAPDGRAALAGVTAYATTEQLVADPRVDAVLIALPTPLHADVAVTALHAGKHVLCEKPMAGCVADCDRMLQAAAATGRTLMIGQCIRFWPHYETIQRCIEDGRIGTVRFMTLRRLGRAPQWSAGNWLLDGRQSGGALLDMHVHDVDFAQYALGLPEAILARGTRGPSGEFDHVSALWSYAGGRYVTIEGGWVSAAPWGFEMEITVHGERGTLGWALSRGENVLLDTGGAAPEALPASGDAYARQLAYFVECVQAGRPVARCLPGSTRNSIALAWLERRSIETGRLIGVSDRLRAAWDRK, encoded by the coding sequence ATGAGTAAGCTGCGTTTCGGCATCTGCGGTCTCGGGTTCATGGGGCGGAATCATTTGGCGCAAGTGCGGGGCAACCCGCACGCGGAGGTCGTCGCCGTCTGCGATCGCGACGCACGCCGGCGGGCCGGCGACTGGCATGATGCCGTTGGCAATCTCAACATCGCCGGCGCGCCGGACGGCCGCGCCGCGCTCGCGGGCGTGACGGCGTACGCTACGACGGAACAACTAGTCGCCGATCCGCGCGTTGACGCCGTGCTCATCGCCCTGCCGACGCCCTTGCACGCGGACGTGGCCGTGACGGCCCTCCACGCGGGCAAGCATGTCCTGTGCGAGAAGCCGATGGCAGGGTGTGTCGCGGATTGCGACCGCATGCTTCAGGCGGCGGCGGCAACGGGGCGAACGCTGATGATCGGCCAATGTATCCGCTTTTGGCCGCATTACGAGACGATCCAGCGCTGCATCGAGGACGGTCGGATCGGCACGGTGCGGTTCATGACGCTGCGGCGTCTCGGCCGCGCGCCCCAGTGGTCCGCGGGCAACTGGCTGCTTGACGGCCGGCAGAGCGGTGGTGCCCTGTTGGATATGCACGTCCACGACGTCGACTTCGCGCAGTATGCGCTGGGCCTGCCGGAAGCGATCCTGGCGCGCGGTACCCGCGGGCCGTCCGGCGAGTTCGATCACGTCAGCGCGCTCTGGAGCTATGCCGGCGGGCGCTACGTGACCATCGAGGGCGGCTGGGTCTCGGCGGCGCCGTGGGGGTTCGAGATGGAGATCACGGTGCACGGCGAGCGCGGCACGCTCGGCTGGGCGTTGTCCCGCGGCGAAAACGTGCTGCTCGATACCGGCGGCGCGGCGCCGGAGGCGCTGCCCGCGAGTGGCGACGCCTACGCACGCCAGCTCGCGTACTTCGTCGAGTGCGTGCAGGCTGGGCGACCGGTCGCGCGCTGCCTGCCCGGGTCAACGCGCAACAGCATCGCGCTGGCGTGGCTCGAACGCCGGTCCATAGAGACGGGGCGGCTCATCGGGGTGTCGGACCGGCTGCGCGCGGCCTGGGACCGGAAATGA
- the guaA gene encoding glutamine-hydrolyzing GMP synthase yields MPAHEIIVILDFGSQYSQLIARRVRENHVYSELLPPTTTPDQLRALGVKGIILSGGPASVYAAGAPRCDRGIFDLGVPVLGICYGMHLACELLGGRVQAGQTREYGRVRLQVKRPEGVLAHLPSEVSVWMSHGDVVTEVADCFESLATTAGCPVAAVRHKSLPVCGVQFHPEVTHTPNGEQMIRNFAYDICGCRGDWRVQNVIEHAVETVRRQVGPQDRVICGLSGGVDSSVTAALVHRAIGERLINIFVDNGLCRRGEAEMVKLTFQDHFGMELHVVDARQRFLSQLAGVLDPQEKRRIIGHEFIEVFKQEARSIPGARFLAQGTIYPDVIESGHGPTGHSAVIKSHHNVGGLPAELGFELVEPLRLLFKDEVRLVGEALGLPETLVWRHPFPGPGLAVRIAGDITEERLEVLRSADEILLEELHASGWYRKVAQGFAVLVPVASVGVMGDGRSYEGQNVIVIRLVESKDFMTADWVHIDYAVLATVSNRIINEVRGVNRVAYDVSSKPPSTIEWQ; encoded by the coding sequence ATGCCTGCACACGAAATTATCGTCATCCTCGATTTCGGCAGCCAGTATTCCCAGCTCATCGCCCGCCGGGTGCGTGAGAATCACGTCTACAGCGAGCTGTTGCCGCCCACGACCACGCCCGATCAACTGCGCGCGCTGGGCGTGAAGGGCATCATCCTCTCCGGCGGGCCGGCCAGCGTGTATGCCGCCGGCGCCCCGCGCTGCGACCGCGGCATCTTCGACCTGGGCGTACCCGTCCTCGGCATCTGCTACGGCATGCACCTGGCGTGCGAGCTGCTCGGCGGCCGCGTGCAGGCCGGCCAGACCCGCGAGTACGGCCGCGTCCGGCTGCAGGTGAAGCGGCCCGAAGGGGTGCTCGCGCATCTGCCCTCCGAAGTCTCCGTCTGGATGAGCCACGGCGACGTCGTCACCGAGGTCGCCGACTGCTTCGAAAGCCTGGCCACCACCGCCGGCTGCCCGGTTGCCGCTGTCCGGCACAAATCGTTGCCCGTCTGCGGCGTGCAGTTCCACCCGGAGGTGACGCACACGCCGAACGGCGAGCAGATGATCCGCAACTTCGCGTACGACATCTGCGGCTGCCGGGGCGACTGGCGCGTACAGAACGTCATCGAGCACGCGGTCGAGACGGTCCGCCGGCAAGTCGGCCCACAGGACCGCGTGATCTGTGGCCTGTCGGGCGGCGTGGACAGCAGCGTTACCGCGGCGCTGGTCCACCGGGCGATCGGCGAGCGCCTCATCAACATTTTCGTCGACAACGGCCTGTGTCGGCGAGGTGAGGCCGAAATGGTCAAGCTGACGTTCCAGGATCATTTTGGCATGGAGCTGCACGTAGTCGATGCGCGGCAGCGGTTCCTGAGTCAGCTCGCCGGCGTGCTGGATCCGCAGGAGAAGCGGCGGATCATCGGGCACGAGTTCATCGAGGTCTTCAAGCAGGAGGCGCGGTCGATCCCGGGGGCGCGTTTCCTGGCCCAGGGCACGATCTACCCGGATGTGATCGAGTCCGGCCATGGACCGACCGGGCACTCCGCGGTGATCAAGTCGCACCACAACGTCGGCGGCCTGCCGGCCGAACTCGGCTTCGAGCTGGTCGAGCCGCTGCGGCTGTTGTTCAAGGACGAAGTGCGGCTGGTCGGCGAGGCGCTCGGGCTGCCGGAGACGCTCGTCTGGCGACATCCGTTCCCGGGGCCGGGGCTGGCGGTCCGCATCGCCGGCGACATCACGGAAGAGCGGCTCGAGGTCCTGCGCTCGGCGGATGAGATTCTGCTCGAAGAGCTCCATGCGTCGGGCTGGTATCGCAAGGTCGCGCAGGGCTTTGCAGTGCTCGTGCCGGTCGCGAGCGTCGGCGTGATGGGCGACGGCCGGTCGTACGAGGGGCAGAACGTGATCGTGATCCGCCTGGTGGAGTCGAAGGACTTCATGACGGCGGACTGGGTCCATATCGATTACGCGGTGCTCGCGACGGTGAGCAACCGCATCATCAACGAAGTCCGCGGCGTGAATCGCGTCGCGTACGATGTCTCGAGCAAGCCGCCGAGCACGATTGAGTGGCAGTAG
- a CDS encoding M42 family peptidase → MASPADQFGTFEFLKRLTETPGVPGREERVRELLLAETKGLWDETTVDPMGNLICLKRATRKPRAKGRGAAPDRPQRVMLACHMDEIGFYVRYIDDHGFLRIHNVGGFDTRNLFARRVVVHGKQDLVGVLNPAGKPVHLASEEEKKKIPEIREFCVDLFRPKKEVEKLVEIGDPVTLCQTTEVIGDAICGKALDNRIALWVGIHAVRKALGILPSGTVKRGLIAGTPYDIYFVACVQEEVGIRGATTAAFGVDPDIGIAIDTTLCCDTPGIGKDEAVTEFGKGVGIKVLDGAAISHRGLFDEFVALARKHKIPHQRELLPRGGTDAGALQRTRAGTKTITLSVPTRYIHTVTEAISRKDAQAAVDLLAAWLTA, encoded by the coding sequence ATGGCGTCGCCTGCTGACCAGTTCGGTACGTTTGAGTTTCTGAAACGCCTGACCGAGACCCCGGGCGTGCCGGGTCGCGAAGAGCGCGTGCGTGAGTTGCTGCTCGCCGAAACCAAGGGTCTGTGGGACGAAACCACGGTCGACCCCATGGGCAACCTGATCTGCCTGAAGCGCGCCACGCGCAAGCCGCGTGCGAAGGGTCGCGGCGCCGCGCCTGACCGCCCGCAGCGCGTCATGCTCGCCTGTCACATGGACGAGATCGGCTTCTACGTCCGCTACATCGACGACCACGGTTTCCTGCGCATCCATAACGTCGGCGGGTTCGACACGCGCAATCTCTTCGCCCGCCGCGTCGTCGTGCACGGCAAGCAGGACCTGGTCGGCGTGCTGAACCCCGCCGGCAAACCCGTGCATCTGGCCTCCGAAGAAGAGAAGAAGAAGATCCCCGAAATCCGCGAGTTCTGCGTCGATCTATTCCGCCCGAAGAAGGAAGTCGAGAAACTCGTCGAGATCGGCGACCCGGTCACGCTCTGCCAGACAACGGAGGTGATCGGCGACGCCATCTGCGGCAAGGCGCTCGACAATCGCATCGCGCTGTGGGTCGGCATCCACGCTGTCCGCAAGGCGCTGGGAATCCTGCCCAGCGGCACGGTCAAACGCGGCCTGATCGCCGGCACGCCGTACGACATCTACTTCGTCGCCTGCGTGCAGGAAGAGGTCGGCATCCGCGGCGCCACGACAGCGGCGTTCGGCGTCGACCCGGACATCGGCATCGCGATCGATACGACGCTGTGCTGCGACACGCCGGGCATCGGCAAGGACGAGGCGGTGACGGAGTTCGGCAAGGGCGTCGGCATCAAAGTGCTGGACGGCGCCGCGATCAGCCATCGCGGTCTGTTCGACGAGTTCGTCGCGCTGGCCCGCAAGCACAAGATCCCTCATCAGCGCGAGCTGTTGCCGCGCGGCGGGACCGACGCCGGCGCGCTGCAGCGGACGCGCGCGGGCACGAAGACGATCACGCTCTCCGTTCCGACGCGCTACATCCACACCGTGACGGAAGCAATCAGCCGCAAGGACGCCCAGGCGGCGGTCGATCTGCTGGCCGCCTGGCTGACGGCGTAG
- a CDS encoding 6-carboxytetrahydropterin synthase, whose translation MFEVSVTDTFQATHQLRYPDGTFETPHAHAWHVTATYAGPELNDMGVLVDFGVVRERLRELCAALAGQSLNGLPVFAERQPSAENVAVVLAGGLPRSLPGAVCLRCVAVEEEPGCVARYWPE comes from the coding sequence ATGTTCGAGGTCAGCGTTACCGACACGTTTCAGGCCACGCATCAACTGCGCTATCCGGACGGGACGTTCGAGACGCCGCACGCTCATGCGTGGCACGTGACAGCGACGTACGCCGGGCCGGAGCTGAATGACATGGGCGTGCTGGTGGATTTTGGCGTGGTGCGGGAGCGGCTGCGCGAGTTGTGCGCGGCGCTGGCGGGGCAGTCGCTGAACGGCCTGCCGGTGTTCGCGGAGCGCCAGCCATCGGCGGAGAACGTCGCGGTGGTATTGGCGGGGGGGTTGCCGCGTAGCCTGCCGGGCGCGGTATGCCTGCGGTGCGTGGCGGTCGAAGAAGAGCCAGGGTGCGTGGCACGGTATTGGCCGGAGTAA
- a CDS encoding metallophosphoesterase, whose translation MRICFTSDLHGATGLYAQLDDLLRSAAPDVVILGGDLFPDGEQDDPRGTQGAYLERVFMPRVAAWRTAQPRLIIVCIAGNHEWACSRDTLQAHHDAGRIVLLDHRRVWQHDGVALLGYSSTPATPHWLKDFERLDLAGDPIPEFGGVTWDTQTNRAQPVDLAAFFGGRATIADELTEAPLAKAPWILVSHAPPFDSKLDRLPTVPYPIGSRAVRQFIEQRRPLVTLHGHIHESPIVTGSYADRVGDSLCINPGQSHTRLHAVLFDTARPAETLRHTVLR comes from the coding sequence ATGCGTATCTGCTTCACCAGTGACTTGCATGGCGCCACCGGGCTGTACGCTCAGCTTGACGACCTGCTGCGCAGCGCGGCGCCAGACGTCGTGATCCTCGGCGGCGACCTGTTTCCCGACGGCGAACAGGATGATCCACGCGGCACCCAGGGGGCCTACCTGGAGCGGGTTTTTATGCCGCGCGTCGCGGCGTGGCGCACAGCCCAGCCACGGCTGATCATCGTGTGCATCGCCGGCAACCACGAGTGGGCGTGCTCGCGCGACACGCTGCAGGCCCACCATGACGCCGGCCGCATCGTCCTGCTGGACCACCGCCGAGTCTGGCAGCACGACGGCGTCGCCCTGCTGGGCTATTCCAGCACGCCCGCCACGCCGCACTGGTTGAAGGATTTCGAGCGACTTGACCTCGCCGGCGACCCCATCCCGGAATTCGGCGGCGTCACCTGGGATACGCAGACGAACCGCGCGCAACCTGTGGACCTGGCCGCGTTTTTCGGCGGACGGGCGACGATCGCGGACGAGTTGACCGAAGCACCGCTGGCCAAGGCTCCCTGGATCCTGGTGTCGCACGCGCCGCCGTTCGATTCCAAGCTCGACCGGCTGCCAACCGTGCCTTATCCGATCGGGTCGCGGGCGGTACGGCAGTTCATCGAACAACGCCGCCCACTGGTCACGCTGCATGGCCATATCCATGAATCGCCGATCGTGACCGGCAGCTACGCGGACAGGGTGGGTGACTCGCTGTGCATCAACCCCGGCCAGAGCCACACGCGGCTGCATGCGGTCCTGTTCGACACCGCCCGCCCGGCGGAGACCCTCCGGCACACCGTGCTCCGATAG